The window GGTCATTTCGGTCGCGGAAACGGTCTCCGAGAGGCGGACGACCTCTTCGGTCTCGCCGACGAGCTTCGTCAGGGCAAGACGGTAGGTATAGGTCGCGGCATTGGGAACGGCGGCCCATGAGAAGGTCACGGGAGTGTTGTCGCCCTTGGTCACCTCGGCGGGTGAGGCCGTAACCGCGGGAGCGGCGAGCGGCGTGGCGTTCTGCCCCGGAGCCTCGGTGCCCTCGTACCAGCCGATGCTGTAAATGTGGTTGATGGTAGCGTCGGTCCAGATCGAAACCACCGCCGAAGCCGGGATGCCCGGGCAGGGAATGTAGACCTTGCCGCGGTTGGCCGCTGTCGGAGCCTCGAAAGGCCCGAAAGCCTTGCCCAGCGCATCAACATAGGCGTAGAAGTTCCGGCCGGTCCCGTTGGCATAGCAGTCAATGGCGATCACGCCCTCGCCCACCACCGAGAACTGCACGGCACGCTGCGTGGGGGCTTCGCCCTCCTTGACGGTCGATTTACCGCGCAGGTCGAGGTAGTTGCAGCCGTAGTCGGCATCGGCCTGAACCTGAACGTTTTTGCCCGAGGCGGCCAGGATCGTGAGGCCGTCGATGGTCTGGTTCGAATCCCAGTTGGCGATCGGCCATTTCGACGCATCGGTGAAATCCCAGAAAGTGGATTGTCCCAGCGTCGTGACGACCAGATTGCCCGACTCGACACCGTCGATGTAAACCGAAATCGAATATTCGGTACGCTCTTTCAGCCTCTCGAAGGTGTAGGTGTGCGCGGCGATCTGCTCCCGGGTCAGCGTGATGTTGCGTTCATCGTCGCCGCCTTTCAGCACGAGGCCCGTGACCTGTCGGTCGGCGCCCCACGAAAGGGTGATCGTCGAAGCGCTCTTGTCGATCACATCGACGTCGATCTTGTCCGATGCGACGAACGTGACGATTCCGCGCACGGCATCGTCGCGCAGCAGCTCGACGGTGTAGGCCGTACCGGTCGTGAGGCCGGTGAGCTCGCATTCGCCGGCGGCGATCTGCTCGGCCGACAACGAGACAGTGCCCACGCCCGGCGTCACGTTCAGAGCGGTGACGTTCGATCCGGCGACCCAGCGCAGGAGAGCGGTAGTGGCCGTAATATCGTCGTCGGAGACCTTGCCGTCGTTCAGGAAAAGATTCTCGACGCCCGTGGCGAAGGTGCACACCGCGGGTTTCGAATCGGCGACGCCCGCGCGCTGCGAAACGGCGACCAGTTCGGCCTTCCACGCACGGTTGCCGGGAAGCTCCCTGAAAGCGTAATCCATCGTCCGGACCGTCGCGCCGTCGCCGTCGAGCGGGGCGATGAGGTCCACCTCGTCGTAAACGCCGCCGTCGCCGTCGGTGTAGGAGAGCGTCAGCGTGTAGTCGGAGACTCCGGTCATGACCGTCCACGAAAAGGCGACGTTCACGTTGTTGGTCAGCGTATAGGTGAAATTCAGCGGGGAGAATTCGCGGTCGTAGGCGATATCCTCGATGATCCCGTCGGGGTCCGAACAGCCGTGAAGCGACGCCGCGCCGGCGAAAAGCATCACGAACAGCAGGATTTTATTGATAGTCGTTTTCATACGTTGCTTGTTTTTCCTTTTTTCAGATCGCTATCGCACCGGATAACCGTAGTCGTTGGCCAGCAGGCTGTTGGTGGTGATCGACTGCTTGAAGATCGGCCAGAACATGTGCACGTCGGGATCGTACTGGTAGATCATGTCGATACGCCCCGTGGAGGTCGTGCCGCTCTTGATATACTCCTCTTCGAGCGTGCCGTCGGTCTTCTTCGACGTGTAGAGCGTCCAGCCCTCGCCGTCGGGTTCGCCCGCCTCGCCGAAGTCGAGGCCGTGGAGCTGGATCGTCTCGCCGTCGGCGTCGTATTTGTAGTAGACCTTCGTGCCGACAAGGCTGAAATCGTAGGTCTTGTCCGTCAGCTCCGACGTGTAGGTCGTGTGGTCGAGCATGGCCTTCATCTTGCCCTTCACGTCGTCGAGCGACTCTTTCAGCAGTCCCCAGCGGATCAGGTCCTGCTTGCGGATCTGCTCGCAGCTGAATTCGAGCATGCGCTCCCTGTATATAGCCTTGAACATGGCGTCCTTCGACCCGATGTCCTTAAGGTATTCATCTACCGCATCGTTGGACTTGAAGGCGCGGAAGCGGACCTTGCGCAGCTGCTCTTTGGCATAGGGCAGGTCGTTGAGCTCGTTGGCGGCCTCGGCGGCCATCAGCAGCACGTCGGCATAACGCATCAGAATCGGCTTGATGCCGCAGTCGTTGCCCGAAATCACGTCGTTCATCCACTCGTAGCGGTACTTGCCGCAATACCATTTCTGCACGTTCTCCAACTCCTGCTTGCCGCCGTTCCAGCGATAGGGAATGCAGGTGACATCGCGGCGGCGGTCGGCCTTGTCATACTCGTAGAAGAGCGTGGGAACCGGCCCGATGGTGCCGCCGGCGCCGGCCTTGCCGCAGTACTTGTCGGCCGTGGCGTGCCGGATGGCGTAGTTGTTCATCCACTGGCCGCGGTTGTCGGCGAAGGGAATCACGAAGAGGGTTTCGCCCCCGGCCGATACCTGGCGCTTCATCATGTCGCGCCAGATCTCCTCGAACGAGCCTTCCAGCTTCACGCAGACGTTCTCCTTGGCGATCACCGCCTTGCAGGCATCGAGAGCCTTGGTGTAGAGGATGTTGTCGCCCCACTCCTGCCCTGCTTCGACCAGCTTGCTGCGACGGTTCGAGCCGATGTCGCCCGTCCCGATCCGCCCCTCGTCGGGACGCTGCGCATAGCCGGCGGCCGAAAGGCACACACGGGCCAGCAGACCGTAGGCGAAGGCTTTGTTGACGCGGGTCACGGTGCCCGTGCGGACACCCTCGCCGGGCCAGTCAACATAATCGACGGCCTCTTCGAGATCGGCGATGATCTGCTTGTAGATTTCGTCGCGGTCGCTCCGGGGCTTGTTCACGTCGCCCGTCTCGCCGATGGGCTGGAAGCGCATGGGAACGTCGCCCCAAGCCTTGATCAGGTCGAAATAGAAGAATGCGCGCAGCACGAGCGACTCGCCCAGCAGGTAGCGCATCCCGGCGTCGGTCTCGACGCTGCCGTACTTGCGGAGCCCCGCAATGGCGAGGTTGGCGTTCTCGATGGCCGTGTACATCAGCGCGAACTGGCCGCTGCTCTCGTTGAGCTGGCTGCCCGCGTCGTCGTAGGTGGGGTTATAGGTGTAGATCAGCGTCTTGGTGTCGGTGGGTTTGTCGGGCGACGCCGAAACGTACCACTCCGAATCCGTATTGGCGCCGTAGTAGACCAGCCAGCGGTTGCGGTAGGACTTGTCCACACCGAACTGGCGGTAGATGTTCATGACGGCCGCCTCGGCATAGGTCTCGTTCGAGAACATGGTCTCCGAATCGGACGACGACGAGGAACGGGTCTCCAGCAGCTCTTCGCCGCACGAAACGGCCATGAGGCCGGCGCAGGCAAGGATATAGATTGACTTTTTCATCGTTGAGTTGTTTTCTGTCGGTTAGAGGTTAGAAGCTGATGTTCGCACCGAACACCCACGAACGGCTCTTCGGATAGGCCGAGTAATCGACGTTGGGGGTCATGGGCGTCGCGCGGCGCGTATCGACCTCGGGGTCGAAACCGCTGTAAGGCGTCCAGCAGAAGAGGTTGGTGCCGGTGGCGTAGAAACGCACCTTGCTGAGACGGACCTTGCGCGTCCAGCTCGAAGGCAGCGTATAGCCGATCGTCAGCGACGAGAGGCGCAGGAACGAAGCGTCCTCCAACAGCCAGCTGTGCACGACCGTCTGGGGCATGTAGGGCGACCACATGGTCGTCGTGCGGTTGGCGGCGGCCAGCGCCTCGGGATCGGTGATCACGTCGCCCGTCGTCCAGTCGATATTGGTCCAGCGCTTGCCCAGGGCCATCACCTCCGAGAGGTTGCGGATCACGCCCTTGCCGGTGTATTTCTGCGAGGAGGTGAACTCCACGTTGTTGGCGTTGAAGACCTTGTTGCCGTAGGAATAGGTGAAGTTGGCGGCGATGTCGAACCCGTAGACATAGCCCGAGAGCGAGAAACCGCCCGTAAATTTGGGCTGCACGTTGCCGATCCTGCCCTGAATCGGATTGCCGTCGGCGTCGCAGAGCAGCTTGAGCGATCCCGGACGCATGTCGCCGACCACGCCGGCGCAGTTCGAGCCGTCGAGCGTCTTCCATTTGCCCGTCTCGGCGTAGTAGTCCAGATCGAAATCCCCGACCTCGTAGCGTCCCAGCGTCGTGTAGCCGTGGACATCGCCGATGGCGCCGCCCAGCACGGCGTAGTAGTCCGTGACGTTGTTGTTCCAGCCCGACGACTGCGAATAGGTGTCCAGCCCGGCCAGATCCATGATGCGGCTGCGGTTGAAGGCGATGTTGGCATTGAAGTTCAGCCCGTATTTGGCCTTCTCGAGGAGCACGGCCGAAACCGAAACCTCCAGACCGCGGTTGCGGATCGTACCGGCATTGCGGTACTGGAAGCTGTAACCCGAACCGGAGACGGGATAGCGCATGAGAATATCCTCGGTGGTGTTCTGGTAGACCTCAACCGATCCCGAGAGGCGGTTGCGCCAGAAGCCGAAATCGAGGCCCAGGTTATGCGAATAGGTGGTCTCCCACGTCAGGTTGGCATTGGCCATGAAACTCTCGCTGGCACCGTTGCCGTTGGGCGTCCAGTAGGTCGGATCGCCGTAGATGAAGCTGCTGCCCGTGCCGACCTCGTAGAGCTGCGTCAGGCCGCCCATGCCGGTCGGGATGTTGTTGTTGCCCGCGGTACCGAAGCTGTAACGCAGCTTGAGGTTGTCGAGCCACCGGAGGTCTTTCATCCCCCACTCGTCCGAAAGGCGCCACGAAGCGGCCACCGAGGGGAAGTAACCCCATTTCTGACCCTTGGAGAACTTCGACGAACCGTCGCCGCGCATCGTGGCCGAAAGCATGTACTTGCCCTTGAAATCGTAGTTGATGCGTCCGAAATAGGAGAGCAGGATGTCGTCGGCCGCATAGTTCATGTTCGAAGAGCTGGCGTTGGAGCCCGCACCCATGAAGGCCCACGCCTGCTCGGCGGTGTAGAAGTCGGGCAGACCATCGACCCACGTGTTGAACGTCCGCTGCTCGGTGATGATGTACTCCTGGCCCAGCAGCACGTTGAGATGGTGGTTGTCGTTCGAGATCAGCTTCCGGAAGTCGTAGCTCAGCGTATTGGTGTTGCGCACGCGGCGGCGCGTCACGTCGTTGTAGTTCGTGGACGGGGTTCCCGGAACGGTCGAACCCGAACCGCCGACCTTCGAATAGTAGGTGGTGACGCCGTAGAAGGAGTTGGTCTCCTGACGGTACTCCTCCATGCCGGCCTCGACTTTCAGGCTGAGGTCATCGACGATCTCCCACGTGAAACCGCCGTTGGCGGTCCAGTTGGTGCGCTCGCGCTTGCGATCCGAGTCCGAAACGGCGACCGTCGGCATCACGGCGTCCGAGGAGTTCTCCTCCAAATCGTCGCCGCCCTCGATCTGGGCCTTCAGCGGAATGGGCGTGTAGAGCATGGCGTTTTTCAGACGGCCCGTGCTCTGGGTGCCCGAGTCGTTGAGCGAGTTGGCGCCCGCACCGCGCACTTTCATACGCGAATAGCGGATGTTGAAATCGAGCGTGACGCGCTTGTTGGGCTTGAACTGCGTCTTCAGGCCGAGGTTGTCGCGGCTGTAATTCGAACCGACCATGATCGCCTTGTCATAGAGACGCGCATAGGTGGCGTTCCACTTGAACTTGTCGCCGCCGCCCGAAACCGTGAGGTTGTGGTTGAACTGCTCGCCCGTGCGGCCGAAGAGCTGGTCCATCCAGTCGTTGCCCTTCACGTTGTCGTAGAGGTCGATGTCGGAAAACGCCCCGAAATAGGGCTCGTAGTTGTCCGCCACCTTGTTCTGGATGGCGGCCAGTTCGTACTGCCATTTGGCGAACTCCGAGGGATTGAGCGCCTGCACCTGGTTCTTGCGGGCGATGTCCTTGAAACCCCAGTATACATTGTAATTGACGTTGACCTTGCCTTTCTCGCCGCTCTTGGTGGTAATGAGCACGACGCCGTTGGCACCGCGCGAACCGTAGATGGCCGTCGAGAAGGCGTCTTTCAGAATGTCGATCGACTGGATCTCCGACGAGGAAATGTCGCTGATGCTCTCCACCGGGAAGCCATCGACGATGTAGAGCGGCGCTCCGTCGGACGAGAACGTGCCCGCACCGCGGACGCGGATGCGGATCTCAGCGTCGGGATCGCCCTCCGTGGCGGTGATCTGCACGCCGGCCATGCGTCCCGTCATCGCCTCGGCCACCGAGGCCACGGGCATCTGCTGGAGCGTCTCGGCGTTGACCGAAGCGACCGATCCGACCACGTCGCGGCGCTTCACGGTGGCATAGCCCACGACCACCACGTCGTCCAAGGCCGTCGATTCGTCTTCGAGCGTCACGTCGATCTGCGTCTTGCTGCCGATGGCGATGCGCTGCGTCTTCATGCCGATATAGGAGATCACCAGCGTCTTCTTCGAGGCGTCGGGCACATTGAGCGACCACTGGCCATCGACACCCGAGCTCGCTCCCAGAGTCGAACCCTCGACGATCACCGAAGCTCCGACAACCGGTTTGCCCGCCGAATCCTTGACGGTTCCTCCGATTTTCTGGGCCACGGCCGCGGAAGCCAGACCCACTCCCAGCAGGAACGTCAGGGCGAACTTTAGAGTAAAGCTTTTCATATAAAAGGTTTTGGTTAATAATTAGGTTTCGTCTTCCGTAAAAAGGGACATTTCCCTATACAAAAGTAAATTGCCCCGAAGGATTCGATTGGTAATTTTTATCACTTCTCATGGATAATTTGTCAACCCCTGCCGAACGGCCCTCCGAAGTCGCGGAAAAGGGAAAACGGGGCAAAAAATCCTCCCGACAAGGAGGATTTTTTCCGGAAGAAATTTTCAGAACGGCCCTGAATCCCGGCTTTCAGCCGGGCGCAGAACCGGATCGGAAACACATCAACAAACGGTCGCCTCTAAATCCCGGCTCTTAGCCGGGCGCAGAACCGGACCGGAAACGCATCAACGAACGGTCGCCCCTGAATCCCGGCTCTTAGCCGGGCGCAGAACCGGATCGGAAGCACATCAACGAACGGCCGCCTCTAAAACCCGGCTCTTAGCCGGGCGGCGCAGAACCGGATCGGAAACACATCAACGAACGGCCGCCCCTGAATCCCGGCTCTTAGCCGGGAGGGAGTATTCCAGAGATGCCCAGATGAAGGGCCCCACACCCTTGCAGTCGTTGTCAATCACCGGTTCGGAGATGTAATATTCGAACGTCCCGCTGCGCATCCCTTTGCCGCCCAGCCCGGCCACCGAGCAGCAATCGGTCAGCGAGATCGTACCGTCGGGATTCTCCTTCACGAAACGGTCCACGAATTTTTCATACAGCCGTCGCGCCTCGGCGCCCATCTCCGCAGGCAGGTAACCCAGCCGCACGCCTTTGAGCATGGCATAGACGAACATCGCCGAGGCGGTCGATTCGAGGTAGTTGCCTTCGCGGCCCGGCTGGTCGAGCACCTGATACCACATCCCGGTCGCGGGATCGGCATACTCGGGCAGCACCTCGCAGATATGGTTCAGTATGTCGATCATCGGGAGCGTCGTGTCGTTCACCCCGAGGTATTGCAGCGTCTCGACGATGGCCATGACGTACCACCCCATCGCCCGGCCCCAGGCGTGCGCGGACTGGCCCGTGGTCTTGTCGCACCAGAACATCTCGCGCGATACGTCGCAGGCGTGGCGGTAGAGCTTCGTCGCCGGATCAAAGGTATGCGCGGCCGCCGCGACGAACTGGTTCACGATGTCATCGACGGCCTTTTCGTATTCGGCTCCGGAGAGGTTCCTCGCGGCATATTCGGCATAGAACGGCTCGGCCATGTAAAGCCCGTCGAGCCACATCTGATGCGGATAGACCTCCTTGTGCCAGAATCCGCCGTCGTCGTTGCGGGGCTGCTCCCGCAGCTGCGCGAAGAGCGTGTCGAGCGCTGTTTTATAGCGCACGTCGCCCGTGCGGTCGTACAGCGCGAACAGCGCACGCCCCGGACAAACGTGGTCGAGATTGTATTTCGACTTCTTGTAGGTCAGCACGCTCCCGTCGGGCTGCACGATGGAGTCGTAATAGCGCAGCGCATAGTCGAAGAAATCGGGACGGTCGTACGCCTCGCCTGCGTCCATCATGGCCAGCAGTTCGAGTCCCGTGGTGTAGTTCCACTTGATTTTGCCGGCGGGGATACCGTCGAGCGTCATGGGCGAGGGGTTGCGGGCGATCTCGCTCTCGACCATGCGGACGGCGAGCGGCGTGGCGGAATCGTAGAGGTGTCCGCGCGAGGTGCAGGCGGCGGCCAGCACGCACAGGGCAGGTATCAGCAATCGTTTCATGCGGTTTTGGTCTCTTGGTTTTCTTTCAGGTTATGGGTTTTGAGGTATTCGGCGGGCGACATGTGGTACTGCTCGCGGAAACAGCGGCTGAAATAGCCCGGATCGGAGAAACCCACCTTGTAGGCCACCTCCGACACGGAGAACTGCCCCGTGCGCAGCAAAAGTTTCGACTTGGTGATGCGGTACTCCTTGATGAGCTCGACGGGCGATTTTCCGGTGAGGCTCTTGAGCTTGTTGTACATCGTCGTGCGGCCCAGCCCGAGGTGCGAGGCCAGCTGGTCGATCGTGAGCTCCGAATTCTCGACGTTCTCGCCCAGCCATGCCATCACGTTCTTCATAAACTCCTCGTCGCGGTCCGTGACGACGACATCTTCGACGACCAGCTCCGCGATCTTGTTGCGCGCCGACTGCGACGAGAACTTCTCGAAGAGCTTGCGCCGCTGGGTCAGCAGATTGTCGATGCGGGCCAGCAGCAGTTCGATGCTGAACGGCTTGGTGATGTAGCCGTCGGCGCCGAACTCCATAGCCTTCACCCGGTCGTCGGGCGAATGGCGGGCCGTGAGCATCACGATCGGGATGTGGCTCATCGTGAAGTCGTGGCGCACCTTGTCGATCAGTTCGATGCCGTCCATGCGGGGCATCATCAGGTCGGTGACGACGATGTCGGGCATCTCGCTGCGGATCTTTTCGAGCGCCTCGACCCCGTCGTCGGCCTCGACGACATGGTAGGTGTCAATCAGACTGTTGTACATGAAGATGCGCAGTTCGCGGTTGTCCTCCACGAGCAGAATCTTCTGGGCATCCTTCGGCGGCTGCACGTCGTTGCGGCGCTGGCTGTCGGCGGGCGTGAAGTCGCTGACCATATAGTCGTTGCGGCGGTCGCCCGTCCCGGCTCCCGAGAAGTCGATCTGCTCCATGCCGAAATGGGCGTTGCCGAGGCAGAGCTTCACGGTGAAGGCGGAGCCCTCGCCCGGACGGCTCTCGACCGAGATTTCACCGTGGTGCAGGGCCACGATGTCGCGGCACAGCGAAAGCCCGATGCCCGACCCCTTCATGTTGCTGTCCACGGCGCGCGAAGCCTGCGCGAAGCGTTCGAAGATCATCCCCTGCTTGTCTTTCGGGATACCGATGCCCGTGTCGCGGACCGTGAGCAGCACACACTCCTCCTCTTCGCGCAGCGAAAGTATCGCTTCGATCCGTCCGCCGTTGGGCGTGAATTTCAGAGCGTTGGACAACAGATTATAGACCACGCTCTCCATGCGCTCGATATCGACCCACACCAGCACGGAACGGCGCGAGACGGTGAACAGCAGTTCGATCCGGCGCTCGGCGGCCAGTTCGCGGAAATCGTCGATGGCATCCTCGACCAGCGGCACGAGGTCCACGCGCGAGATTTTCAGCTCCATCTTGTCCTTGACGATCTTGCGGAAATCGAGCAGTTGGTTGATGAGCGTCAGCATGCGCTTGGCGTTGCGGTGGGCCAGCGTGAGGCTGCTCTCGCCGCGGGGCGAAAGCTCGTCGTGTTTCCGTGCATCCTCGATGCCGCCCAGAATGAGCGTCAGCGGCGTGCGCAGTTCATGGGAGATGTTGGTGAAGAAGCGCAGCTTCAAGTCGGTCATGTTCTGCTCGACGCTCGCCTCGCGGCGGATGCGGATGACCGAACCGGCGATGCGGAATGCCACGGCGGCGACGGCCAACGCCAGCAGCACGTAGAGCGTCTTGGCCCACCAGGTGAGCCAAGGGGGGGGGAGCACCTCGACCCCGATCGTGATCCCCTCGCCGGCCGCATCGGCATTGCCGACGAAAGCCTTGACGTGGAGCGTGTAACGGCCGATCGGGACGTTGGAATAGGTCGCCCGGTTTGTGTTTCCCGAGATATTCCAGTCCTGGTCGTAGCCCTCCAGCTTGTACATATAGCCCACGATGTGCTGAATGGCGAAATTCAGCGAGGCGAACTCCATGCGGAAATTCGAGAAATTGTAGGGCAGAACGATGCGGTCGGCCTCGGTCACCGACTCCGCAAGCGGCGAGCGGCGTCCCGCGGCGACGGGTTTGTTGCGCACGTCGAGCCCCGTGAAACGCAGCTCGTAGTCGATTTTCGCGGCGCGAACCTCGTCGGGATCGAAGCGGTAGAGGTGGCGGCCGCTGCCGAAGAGCACGTCGCCCTGCGGTGCGGTGAGCGCCGTGGCCTCGCTGAAAACCGCGTTGCGCATGTTGTCGTAGAGGTAGTAGTTCGAGAAAATCCCGCGCCGCGGATCGAAGCGCGACACGGCGTTGTGGGTCGAGACCCACAGGTCGCCCTGCCGGTCCTCGGTCAGGGCCATGCAGATGTTGCCGGCCAGGCCGGCCGTCTTGTCGTAACAGCGGAAGCGGGGCATCCCCTCGCCGTCATAGCCCGAAATCAGGTTCAGCCCGCCGCCGAAGGTCGCCAGCCAAATGCGCCCCTCCGAATCGCGGAGCATCTGGATGATGTCGTTGTTGCCCAGCGACTCCACATCGCCCGGAATCTTCTGCACCAGCCGGAAGCGCATCAGCTTGGCGCTGGCTCCCGGATCGAAGACCAGCAGTCCATCGACCGTGGCGGCGAACATCCGGTCGGGACGGTCGTAAAGCAGCCACCGCACGCGCCCCGCCTCGTCCAGCGGATAGTGCGTCATCAGGTTGCCGGCGTGGACGAAGCAATGCCCGGCAGGGTCTTCCAACAGGTTGATGCCTCCGCCGTAGGTCGCCACCCAGATACGGCCCGCGCCGTCCTCCTCGACGCAGTAGACCTGATCGTCGCTGAGCGACCAGACATCCGTGTCGGAGTGGGTGAAATGCGTCACCTCGAAGCCGCCGTCCCCGGGCGTCATGCGGTAGAGCCCCTCGCCCTTGGTGCCGACCCAGATGTTGCCCGAGGAGTCCTCCTTCAGGGCGTAGATCATGCCCGTACCCCGGCGGCCCTGCGCAGGCAGCGTGTAGACGGGTTTGTTCGCGGCGTCGAAAGCGATCAGCTCGCCGTCGCGCGTGCCGACCCACATCCGGCCCCGGCTGTCGGTCATCAGCGCGCGGATCTCGCCCGAAAGCGGATTCGGGGATTTCGAGTCGAGGGTGAAGACCTCGGCGGGCTGGCGCAGGATCACCGCCTTGCGCAGCCCGCGTTCGTGGTAAGTCGAGAGCCACAGCACGTCGTCGTGCACGTCGAAGCGTACGACGGCGTTGGTCATCTGGCAGTTGGGCTGCCGGGGATCGTTGTAGAAGGGTTCGACCTCGTCGCGCTCGCGGTCGTAGTAGCCGAATCCCCAGTTGTTCATCTTGATCCACAGCAGTCCGCCGCCCTCGGCGATCTTGGTCAGGGTGTCGATGTTGTAGGAAACGGTGTAGGGCTGCTGTTCGAAATGCTTGTAGTCGTCCGTCGCGGGGTTGTAGCGCGTGATTCCCGTCTCGGCGGAGGTCACCCACACGATGCCGTGCGAGTCGGCGGCGAGATCGCGGATGCGGCGCGGACGGGCGCCTTTGGGATTCAGCCGCGCCAGCCGGTCGCCCGACACGCGGTAGAGCTCCCCCGAACGGCTGCCGGCATAGACCGTCCGGCGCACCGAATCGGCGACGATGGCCGTGAGCGGAGCGCCGCCGCCCGGCAGACGGGTGAGCGTGCCGTCCCTGCGCCCGGTGCGGACCACCTCGTCCGCCGTGGCGCAGTAGACGTATTCGGCATCGGCCGTGAAAGAGAAGGCCGGAGAGGCCGTTTCGCAAAGCGTGCGGGCCGTCCGCTCCCCCGCATCGACGCGGTTCAGCCGGCCGTCGGCAGCGGCGATCCACGCATCGCCCCCGTCATCGACATACATCGCCGTCACGTCGCCGCCCAGCGCCGGGGCGTCGAAAAAGGCGTCGATACGCACGGGCGAGGCGTCGTCGGCGTCGCTGAAACGCGCCACGCCCAACCCGGCGATGGCCACCCACGTATTGCCGCGGCCGTCGTGCAGGCAGTGCGTCATGCGGTAGTGCTGCGAATCGACGCCCCCGACGAGCGACACCACGTCCTCGAACTGCTCGGTATAACGGTTCAGGCGGTAGACGTGGAAATTATAGGTCGTGAACCAGAGATGTCCGTTCGAATCCTCGCTCACGGAGATGAAGCGGTGGTGCGACAGAGGCGAGAAATCGCCCGGCGTGGTGCTGAAATTCTTGAATGTGTATCCGTCGAAGCGGCTGACGCCGTACCACGTGCAGACCCACACGAAGCCGCGCGAATCGGTGTAGATGTCGGCGATACGGTCGTGCGTCATTCCGTCCAGCGTGGAATAGGTCTGGAAAAGGCATTGCGGAGGCGTCGCCCGGGCGAACGGGACGGCGGCGGTCAGCAAAAGGGTCAGCAATAGTCGTTTCATGGTCATTCAGCGAATCCGGTCTTTCACAATATACGAAAAAAATCGGATTCCAAACTATTTTTCAAAGGCTGCAAGCACCTGCCGGGCCTCTTTTTCGGTGAGCTGCCGCGACCATCCGACGCGGCTGCGGGGTGCGGCGCCGGGACCCTCGGAAGCATATTCGGCATAAAAGACCGTTTTCCGCGCATGCGGTTTCGACCAGTCGTGCCACCCTTCGGGCAGGATATGCGCACCCATTTCGCAGCCGATGAAGACCGTCTGCGCATGATCGCGCCACGGACGCCCCAGCCAGCAGCGCGTGACGCCCCCGGCGGCGGTCAGGCGGCACCCCTCGAAGATCAGCCCGCAAGCCTGTCCCCGGCAGGTCGAGGCCGCCGTGATGTAGGAATCGGCTTTCGAACGGATTTCGCAGCGGCGGAACAACGCCGCAGCCGAGCCGAAGATGAAATCGGTCGTCCCCTCGACGTAGCAGTCGTCGAAACGGATGCGGGCATTCTCCGCAACGCTCTCCCCGTCGCGGTTACCGACGCCGTAGAGGTAGAGCGTGTCCTGATTGCCCAGGAAACGGCAGCCGATGAAGTGCAGACCGGTGCCGAGGCACTGCACGGCGACCGCCTGCCCCACTCTTCCGGCAGTGTTTTCGAACGCAATGTTCCGCACCGTCCAGCCGTCGCCGCCGAAATAGACGGTCGAGGAGCCCGAAGTGCCCAGCGGCCGCCCGGTGGGTCCGGTCTTCGCGGCGTAATCGTCCCATGTGAGTTTCACCTCGCCTCGGCCCTCCAGCATGACATTGCGCTTGGTGGCGGGGACGACGATCTTCTCGCGGTAAGTGCCTTCGCAGACCAGAATGCGGGTCGTGTCGCGGCAAAAGTCGGGAACGGCGGCCACGGCCTCCGCCAGCGAGAGAAAATCCCCCGAGCCGTCCTGCGCCACCACGAAATCGGAGGGTTTCAGCCGACGGCCCAGTTCGGGAATCAGTTCCGGAAGCTGTGCGGCGATCATCCGCGCCACGGCGCGGGCGCCGCGGGCGTTGAAATGGGTGTCGTCCTGCCGCCCGTCGGGCCA of the Alistipes senegalensis JC50 genome contains:
- a CDS encoding SusC/RagA family TonB-linked outer membrane protein, with protein sequence MKSFTLKFALTFLLGVGLASAAVAQKIGGTVKDSAGKPVVGASVIVEGSTLGASSGVDGQWSLNVPDASKKTLVISYIGMKTQRIAIGSKTQIDVTLEDESTALDDVVVVGYATVKRRDVVGSVASVNAETLQQMPVASVAEAMTGRMAGVQITATEGDPDAEIRIRVRGAGTFSSDGAPLYIVDGFPVESISDISSSEIQSIDILKDAFSTAIYGSRGANGVVLITTKSGEKGKVNVNYNVYWGFKDIARKNQVQALNPSEFAKWQYELAAIQNKVADNYEPYFGAFSDIDLYDNVKGNDWMDQLFGRTGEQFNHNLTVSGGGDKFKWNATYARLYDKAIMVGSNYSRDNLGLKTQFKPNKRVTLDFNIRYSRMKVRGAGANSLNDSGTQSTGRLKNAMLYTPIPLKAQIEGGDDLEENSSDAVMPTVAVSDSDRKRERTNWTANGGFTWEIVDDLSLKVEAGMEEYRQETNSFYGVTTYYSKVGGSGSTVPGTPSTNYNDVTRRRVRNTNTLSYDFRKLISNDNHHLNVLLGQEYIITEQRTFNTWVDGLPDFYTAEQAWAFMGAGSNASSSNMNYAADDILLSYFGRINYDFKGKYMLSATMRGDGSSKFSKGQKWGYFPSVAASWRLSDEWGMKDLRWLDNLKLRYSFGTAGNNNIPTGMGGLTQLYEVGTGSSFIYGDPTYWTPNGNGASESFMANANLTWETTYSHNLGLDFGFWRNRLSGSVEVYQNTTEDILMRYPVSGSGYSFQYRNAGTIRNRGLEVSVSAVLLEKAKYGLNFNANIAFNRSRIMDLAGLDTYSQSSGWNNNVTDYYAVLGGAIGDVHGYTTLGRYEVGDFDLDYYAETGKWKTLDGSNCAGVVGDMRPGSLKLLCDADGNPIQGRIGNVQPKFTGGFSLSGYVYGFDIAANFTYSYGNKVFNANNVEFTSSQKYTGKGVIRNLSEVMALGKRWTNIDWTTGDVITDPEALAAANRTTTMWSPYMPQTVVHSWLLEDASFLRLSSLTIGYTLPSSWTRKVRLSKVRFYATGTNLFCWTPYSGFDPEVDTRRATPMTPNVDYSAYPKSRSWVFGANISF
- a CDS encoding RagB/SusD family nutrient uptake outer membrane protein, translating into MKKSIYILACAGLMAVSCGEELLETRSSSSSDSETMFSNETYAEAAVMNIYRQFGVDKSYRNRWLVYYGANTDSEWYVSASPDKPTDTKTLIYTYNPTYDDAGSQLNESSGQFALMYTAIENANLAIAGLRKYGSVETDAGMRYLLGESLVLRAFFYFDLIKAWGDVPMRFQPIGETGDVNKPRSDRDEIYKQIIADLEEAVDYVDWPGEGVRTGTVTRVNKAFAYGLLARVCLSAAGYAQRPDEGRIGTGDIGSNRRSKLVEAGQEWGDNILYTKALDACKAVIAKENVCVKLEGSFEEIWRDMMKRQVSAGGETLFVIPFADNRGQWMNNYAIRHATADKYCGKAGAGGTIGPVPTLFYEYDKADRRRDVTCIPYRWNGGKQELENVQKWYCGKYRYEWMNDVISGNDCGIKPILMRYADVLLMAAEAANELNDLPYAKEQLRKVRFRAFKSNDAVDEYLKDIGSKDAMFKAIYRERMLEFSCEQIRKQDLIRWGLLKESLDDVKGKMKAMLDHTTYTSELTDKTYDFSLVGTKVYYKYDADGETIQLHGLDFGEAGEPDGEGWTLYTSKKTDGTLEEEYIKSGTTSTGRIDMIYQYDPDVHMFWPIFKQSITTNSLLANDYGYPVR
- a CDS encoding glycoside hydrolase family 105 protein, translated to MKRLLIPALCVLAAACTSRGHLYDSATPLAVRMVESEIARNPSPMTLDGIPAGKIKWNYTTGLELLAMMDAGEAYDRPDFFDYALRYYDSIVQPDGSVLTYKKSKYNLDHVCPGRALFALYDRTGDVRYKTALDTLFAQLREQPRNDDGGFWHKEVYPHQMWLDGLYMAEPFYAEYAARNLSGAEYEKAVDDIVNQFVAAAAHTFDPATKLYRHACDVSREMFWCDKTTGQSAHAWGRAMGWYVMAIVETLQYLGVNDTTLPMIDILNHICEVLPEYADPATGMWYQVLDQPGREGNYLESTASAMFVYAMLKGVRLGYLPAEMGAEARRLYEKFVDRFVKENPDGTISLTDCCSVAGLGGKGMRSGTFEYYISEPVIDNDCKGVGPFIWASLEYSLPAKSRDSGAAVR